The Halalkalicoccus tibetensis genome contains the following window.
ATCTCGACGAGAAGACCGACGAGGTCGAGATCGAGAAGTGGGGCCGGTCGCGCTCGACCACCTGGCGAGTCACCCTGAGCTGACCGATCCAGCGGCTTTTTGATCACCGAGCCCTGCCTCCCTGTATGACTGTCCGTGTCCAACGACGGTTCGAGCTGCCGGCGACGTGCGAGGAGGTCTGGGAGTTCATCTCGGACCCGGAGCGACGGGCACGGGCCATCAGCGTCGTCTCCGACTACGAGGTCACCGACGAGGCGGGCCGGGAGGCGATCTGGCACATCGACATCCCGGTCCCGGTGATCCGGAAGGCCGCCCGCGTCGAGACCGAGGATACCGAGCGCGACCCGCCGAGCTACGTCGAGTTCGTCGGCCGGTCGAGGGTGATGCGCGTCACGGGCCAACACAGCCTCGAGGGGACCGACGACGGCTGCCGGCTCACCAACGAGTTCGTCGTCGACGGCAAGCTCCCCGGCGTCGAGCGCTTCTTCAAGAAGAACCTCGACTCGGAGCTCGAGAACCTCGAACGCGCGATCCGCGACTACCTCGACCGACGATGAAGCTCGCACTTGCCCAACTCGACATCGAGCACGGCGACGTCGAGGGGAACGTCGAGCGTGCCGCCGAGGCGGTCGAGGAGGCCGCCGGCCGCGGGGCCGATCTGGTCTGCTTACCCGAGATCTTCAACGTCGGCTACTTCGCGTTCGACGAGTACGCCGGGGCGGCCGAGGGGCTCGCCGGCCCGACGCTCTCGCGGCTCGCCGACGCCGCCGCCGACCACGGGGTCGACGTCCTCGCGGGGACGATCGTCGAGGACCTCGCGGCCACCGCCGCGGCACCCGAGACCGCGGACGTCCCGCGGCCCGCCGACGAGGGGCTCGCGAACACCGCGGTCCTGTTCGACGCCTCGGGCGAGCGCCGGGCCGTCTACCGGAAACACCACCTCTTCGGCTACGAGTCCGACGAGGCCGAACTGCTGGTCCCCGGCGAGGACCCGACCGGCGGGATCTGCGAGGTCGGCGGGTTCACCGCCGCGATCACGACCTGCTACGACCTGCGCTTTCCCGAACTGTACCGAGAGCTCGTCGAGCACGGGGTCGACCTCCTGCTCGTGCCGAGCGCGTGGCCCTACCCGCGGATCGAACACTGGACGACGCTCTCGCGGGCGCGGGCGATCGAGAACCAGTGCTACGTCGCGACGGTCAACGGCAGCGCCGAACACGAGGGCAGTCGGCTGGTCGGCCGTTCGACGGTGTTCGACCCGTGGGGGACGACCCTCGCGAGCGCGGCCGACGACCCCACGTTCGTGGACTGCGAGATCGAGCCCGACCGCGTCGAGCGGGTCCGCGATGAGTTCCCGGCGCTCCGGGACCGCCGGCTGTAGGCCATGCTTTAGCGTCCCACGGATCCGTCACTCAACGGACCGATCGAGACACGTTTATAAGGCTCGACGCCCGAGGGACAGTTGCCCGAGAGCGCTTTTCTCGCTTGACGGCAAACACAAATCCCGGCCGTCGCGCCCCACCGGATCGCTTCGGCGATCCATCTCCCGCCTCGCTTCGCCTCTACTCACCCCCTAACGCCCCGTTAGCATCACCATACTGATACCTATCGGCGCGGTACGTCTAATCGCTGGTGAGGAACCAGCGCAG
Protein-coding sequences here:
- a CDS encoding carbon-nitrogen family hydrolase; this encodes MKLALAQLDIEHGDVEGNVERAAEAVEEAAGRGADLVCLPEIFNVGYFAFDEYAGAAEGLAGPTLSRLADAAADHGVDVLAGTIVEDLAATAAAPETADVPRPADEGLANTAVLFDASGERRAVYRKHHLFGYESDEAELLVPGEDPTGGICEVGGFTAAITTCYDLRFPELYRELVEHGVDLLLVPSAWPYPRIEHWTTLSRARAIENQCYVATVNGSAEHEGSRLVGRSTVFDPWGTTLASAADDPTFVDCEIEPDRVERVRDEFPALRDRRL
- a CDS encoding CoxG family protein, with protein sequence MTVRVQRRFELPATCEEVWEFISDPERRARAISVVSDYEVTDEAGREAIWHIDIPVPVIRKAARVETEDTERDPPSYVEFVGRSRVMRVTGQHSLEGTDDGCRLTNEFVVDGKLPGVERFFKKNLDSELENLERAIRDYLDRR